A genomic region of Hugenholtzia roseola DSM 9546 contains the following coding sequences:
- a CDS encoding tetratricopeptide repeat protein — protein sequence MRTKPTFGHKFEQIFGHKFGNKFGYQNGKKPYLFLRFVLYFSILFFSLACQESTNQMQNASATATDSTYTPIFEEKALDHLSELQEKTVAAPSLLQQELALQKKIDSLETRLLPKKYKDLWIKPQIIEGSEAENPTYQLILYASLAEGGEEILQEIKLNYAFNASKITHCVYRAGKIWICSQEAYSANTNCGIYEINKKSLKLIYQNQVDYDPAKSALQAARQAAISGEIEKSVFLYDKVIYPQNYMNPKDEALRLLHNAHLKAQDFYEQGRYDSAVQTIEAFFGFWGAGYLKKFEDEAHFLATFESPNSRLQAIQVQRMLSDYGLYLLKAGRYRDALAWNTYVFSFSATIPFAVLRLADTHHEREELEKAKFYYQEYIKIATEKKESVPDYVRQRLQSYESLPKSLSKGTY from the coding sequence ATGCGCACCAAACCGACATTTGGACATAAATTTGAACAAATATTTGGACATAAATTTGGAAATAAATTTGGATACCAGAACGGTAAAAAGCCTTATCTTTTTCTTCGATTTGTGCTTTATTTTTCTATTCTTTTTTTCTCTTTGGCTTGTCAGGAAAGCACCAACCAAATGCAAAACGCCAGCGCAACCGCCACCGATAGCACCTACACGCCTATTTTTGAAGAAAAAGCACTTGACCACCTAAGCGAATTGCAAGAAAAAACAGTGGCTGCGCCCAGTTTATTACAACAAGAGCTTGCCTTACAGAAGAAAATAGACAGTTTGGAAACTCGCTTGTTGCCAAAAAAATACAAGGATTTATGGATAAAACCACAAATTATAGAAGGTAGTGAGGCAGAAAATCCAACTTATCAGCTCATTTTATATGCTTCTCTTGCAGAAGGAGGCGAGGAAATTTTACAAGAAATTAAACTTAACTACGCCTTTAATGCGTCTAAAATCACACATTGCGTCTATCGGGCAGGTAAAATTTGGATTTGCTCACAAGAAGCGTATAGTGCAAACACAAATTGTGGCATTTATGAAATCAATAAAAAAAGTTTGAAACTTATCTATCAGAATCAAGTTGATTACGACCCCGCCAAATCAGCCTTGCAAGCGGCACGCCAAGCCGCCATTAGTGGCGAAATTGAAAAGTCTGTATTTTTATACGATAAAGTAATTTATCCTCAAAACTATATGAACCCCAAAGATGAGGCACTCCGTTTGCTTCACAATGCGCATTTGAAGGCGCAAGATTTCTACGAGCAAGGGCGTTATGATAGTGCCGTCCAAACGATAGAGGCGTTTTTTGGCTTTTGGGGGGCGGGCTATTTGAAAAAATTTGAGGACGAGGCGCATTTTTTAGCAACTTTTGAGTCGCCTAATAGCCGCTTGCAAGCGATACAGGTGCAACGCATGCTCTCCGATTACGGACTTTATCTATTAAAGGCAGGGCGTTATCGCGATGCCTTAGCGTGGAATACCTATGTTTTTAGCTTCTCCGCCACGATTCCTTTTGCTGTTTTGCGTTTAGCCGATACCCATCACGAGCGAGAGGAATTGGAAAAAGCCAAATTTTATTATCAAGAATACATAAAAATTGCAACAGAAAAAAAAGAAAGTGTCCCCGACTATGTTCGCCAGAGGCTACAATCTTACGAATCTTTGCCTAAATCGCTTTCCAAAGGGACATATTGA
- a CDS encoding sensor histidine kinase — protein sequence MNTSNKKPNIKTERRFESDLPQNYTQIQTEIEDLLAAKAECHQCQAIHYTQILMEKNALMEAIVENSNDMMLAVDKNFTLLLVNKSYQNYFYENYHIQVEVGKNLFSFSHQNSRSAYWRPYYERALQGEVFSLIDKVIDKNGYLQTFEVRFNPILMAQNGTQEVAGVSVVIRDLSELIAQQRQLADNQNLLTSISQNIREGIYRSSPKFGVYYANQTFLEMFGYDSLEDLRKNSASGLYFLPEERERIVKKLVENTIFTNVEVHFRRKDGSHFWGELSGMTSKDTEGNIWFDGAIRDITERKKSEEILHLQNEELRKVNQELDRFVYSASHDLRAPLMSILGILELIRLDSDLSAKPNERAYLEMIEKSVKKLDHLTREITHYSRNTRLEIRIERFCLVKLIGEVFEELAYLPQSPFIEKSVEIVDAPQAADFWVCSDSNRLHKILVNLISNAIHYHDLNKEKPYIKIRLQKTTQSFLIEIQDNGRGIEPALQQQVFEMFYRASQDSQGSGLGLYIVKETIEKLKGKITLQSDINIGATFTLELPQMPLLGD from the coding sequence ATGAATACTTCTAATAAGAAACCTAACATAAAGACAGAAAGACGGTTTGAGTCAGATTTGCCTCAAAATTATACACAAATTCAAACAGAAATAGAAGACCTACTGGCAGCAAAAGCAGAATGTCATCAATGTCAGGCGATTCATTACACACAGATTTTGATGGAAAAAAACGCACTCATGGAAGCGATTGTAGAAAATAGCAATGATATGATGTTGGCTGTGGATAAAAATTTTACGCTTTTATTAGTAAATAAATCATACCAAAACTATTTTTACGAAAACTATCATATTCAAGTAGAGGTAGGAAAAAACTTATTTTCCTTTTCACATCAAAATAGCCGCTCTGCCTATTGGCGACCCTACTATGAACGCGCCCTACAAGGTGAAGTTTTTAGTTTGATAGATAAAGTAATAGACAAAAATGGCTACCTACAAACCTTTGAAGTGCGTTTTAATCCTATTTTGATGGCGCAAAATGGCACACAAGAAGTCGCAGGGGTTTCTGTTGTGATTCGCGACCTAAGCGAGCTAATTGCTCAACAAAGGCAGTTAGCAGATAATCAGAATTTATTAACTTCTATTAGTCAGAATATTAGAGAAGGGATTTATAGAAGTAGTCCCAAATTTGGAGTCTATTATGCCAATCAAACCTTTTTAGAGATGTTTGGCTACGATTCTTTGGAAGATTTGCGCAAAAATTCGGCAAGCGGACTTTATTTCCTGCCCGAAGAGCGCGAGCGTATCGTTAAGAAGTTAGTAGAAAATACCATCTTTACCAACGTAGAAGTGCATTTTCGTAGGAAAGACGGCTCTCACTTCTGGGGCGAATTGAGCGGCATGACGAGCAAGGACACCGAAGGCAATATTTGGTTTGATGGCGCAATTCGCGACATCACAGAGCGTAAGAAATCGGAAGAAATCTTACATCTTCAAAATGAAGAACTTAGGAAAGTAAATCAAGAATTAGATAGATTTGTATATAGTGCTTCTCACGATTTGCGTGCGCCGCTGATGTCTATTTTGGGCATTTTGGAACTTATCCGTTTGGATAGCGATTTGAGTGCAAAACCCAATGAGCGGGCATATTTGGAGATGATTGAAAAAAGTGTCAAAAAATTAGACCACCTTACGCGCGAAATTACGCACTATTCACGCAATACACGCTTAGAAATCAGGATAGAACGCTTTTGCCTTGTCAAACTGATAGGAGAAGTTTTTGAAGAATTAGCCTATCTGCCTCAAAGCCCATTTATAGAAAAAAGCGTAGAAATAGTAGATGCACCACAGGCAGCGGACTTCTGGGTTTGTAGTGATAGCAACCGTTTGCACAAAATATTAGTCAATCTTATTTCTAATGCCATTCATTATCACGACCTAAACAAAGAAAAACCTTACATCAAGATTCGCCTTCAAAAAACAACGCAGAGTTTCCTTATCGAAATTCAAGACAACGGGCGCGGCATCGAGCCTGCCTTACAACAACAAGTTTTTGAAATGTTTTATCGCGCCTCACAAGATAGTCAGGGGTCAGGCTTGGGTTTGTATATCGTAAAAGAAACAATAGAAAAATTAAAAGGAAAAATTACGCTTCAATCTGATATAAACATAGGCGCAACTTTCACGTTGGAGCTTCCACAAATGCCGCTGCTTGGCGATTAA
- a CDS encoding 2Fe-2S iron-sulfur cluster-binding protein: MPITIENLGEEIDFSKQDLLQEKSILTLILQNYIDFLHICGGKGKCTTCKTKILEGMELLTPLSPAEERLKRLNRLQADERLICQCQWSLEKIDLSSQAVLRLAVLPENQLPHLQYVPLESDLGKDS; this comes from the coding sequence ATGCCCATTACGATTGAAAATTTAGGTGAAGAGATAGACTTTTCTAAGCAAGACCTCTTGCAAGAAAAGTCTATTCTGACCCTAATTCTACAAAATTATATAGACTTTTTGCACATTTGCGGCGGAAAAGGAAAATGTACCACTTGCAAAACAAAGATTTTGGAAGGCATGGAACTACTAACGCCTCTTTCGCCTGCCGAAGAACGCCTTAAAAGGCTAAACCGTTTGCAAGCCGATGAACGCCTCATTTGTCAATGCCAATGGTCGTTGGAAAAGATAGACCTAAGTTCGCAGGCAGTCTTGCGTTTGGCGGTTTTGCCCGAAAATCAACTGCCACACCTTCAATATGTCCCTTTGGAAAGCGATTTAGGCAAAGATTCGTAA
- a CDS encoding GumC family protein has translation MSVQFPNQSFNEVEEEDALSDIDLGKIVVVIRKSLLWVVLFFILSFALVFLFLRYTRPIFRANSELKLENSSGSPSLGLGLFDSEDQMQNNLVGEMEFIRSRVLMEEVLTRIKLDVSYFVRGRFWFNYDERFLSSPFQIRDYAIKNPLYYSREINLDFIDQDEFTLTYETPEGEEISTIYKFGRRIKTDYFELFVDLNLNNLKETDLSRSFFFTIQDKNSQIRYLTSSLEVNVLNPKAYSIEIAFADHSPVKASAVISTIYDAYKEKTLEYKNQKYLQTREFLENQMQIMSDSLESAENAIDAYKRANGNQAEWLDIKTKVEEILANIRKLQEERLQIISELKAYSKIAEFIAHDSSAMLTSTYALLVNDARIRDKITEVDRLKKEKQALLLTAKETTAAYKKKEWEVGIAETDLLKIIEFNKLLLYDKRNEIDANIRKQEGSIPEGATLDLELRRLTRYSEYYRNNYNLFLTKLVENSISMAGTVTNLRLISAASVSTIPIYPQKKIFYLYALAAGLILSVGFVAVRYLLENKIMNVKELEGLTAAPILGIVPASRERMPYSQMIVHKKPKAALSEAMRSIRTNLDFFGNLQQKTILSVTSTISGEGKTFVALNLGGVIAMSQLKVVLLDLDLRKPKVHLVFGKDNIKGMSGLLIGKHTLEECIYQSEIQGFDYITAGVPPPNPSELIMSEAFDALLLKLKQTYDVILLDTPPVGLVTDGVIVMRKVDIPIYVVRAEYSRRNFIKNINKLYQNQDFRKLSVVLNGVSSQGVYGAGYGYGYGYGYGYGYGYYDEDHKKSIGKTLKTKIAAIFTFIFNKKNDS, from the coding sequence ATGTCTGTTCAGTTTCCAAACCAAAGTTTTAATGAGGTAGAAGAAGAAGACGCGCTCTCCGACATTGATTTGGGTAAAATCGTGGTCGTGATTCGAAAAAGTCTGCTCTGGGTTGTTCTATTTTTTATCTTATCTTTTGCCTTAGTTTTTTTATTTCTAAGATACACAAGACCTATCTTTCGTGCCAATTCCGAATTGAAGTTGGAAAATTCCAGTGGAAGCCCCTCTTTGGGTTTGGGTCTTTTCGATTCCGAAGACCAGATGCAAAATAATTTGGTCGGCGAAATGGAGTTCATTCGCTCGCGTGTTTTGATGGAGGAGGTGCTGACGCGCATCAAATTAGACGTAAGCTATTTCGTCAGGGGGCGTTTTTGGTTCAATTATGATGAGCGTTTTCTTAGCTCGCCTTTTCAGATACGCGATTATGCCATTAAAAATCCTCTTTATTATAGCAGAGAAATTAACCTCGATTTCATCGACCAAGACGAATTTACACTCACCTATGAAACGCCCGAAGGGGAGGAAATCAGCACTATCTACAAGTTTGGCAGGCGCATCAAGACAGATTATTTTGAACTATTTGTAGATTTAAACCTGAATAATTTGAAGGAAACCGACCTTTCACGCAGTTTCTTTTTCACAATACAAGACAAAAACTCACAAATTCGATACCTGACCTCGTCCTTAGAAGTCAATGTCTTGAACCCTAAGGCGTATAGCATAGAAATTGCCTTTGCCGACCATAGCCCTGTGAAGGCAAGTGCCGTCATCTCTACGATTTATGATGCCTATAAAGAGAAGACCTTAGAATATAAAAATCAGAAATACCTCCAAACACGTGAGTTTCTCGAAAATCAGATGCAAATCATGAGCGATAGTTTGGAAAGTGCAGAAAACGCCATTGATGCCTACAAAAGGGCAAATGGAAATCAGGCAGAATGGTTAGACATCAAAACAAAGGTAGAAGAAATTTTAGCCAATATACGAAAATTACAAGAAGAACGCCTGCAAATTATATCGGAACTAAAAGCCTACTCCAAGATTGCCGAATTTATCGCGCACGATAGCAGTGCCATGCTGACCAGCACCTACGCACTTTTGGTCAATGATGCGCGAATCCGCGACAAAATTACCGAAGTAGATAGGCTCAAAAAAGAAAAACAAGCCCTTTTGCTTACCGCCAAAGAAACGACGGCTGCCTATAAAAAGAAGGAATGGGAAGTAGGTATTGCTGAAACAGATTTACTAAAAATTATAGAATTTAATAAATTGCTTCTCTATGACAAGCGAAATGAAATTGATGCTAACATCAGAAAGCAGGAAGGTTCTATTCCCGAAGGGGCAACCTTAGATTTGGAATTAAGGCGACTGACCCGCTATTCTGAATATTATCGCAATAATTACAACTTATTTTTGACCAAATTGGTGGAAAATAGTATTTCTATGGCAGGAACAGTTACCAACTTGCGCCTAATTTCGGCGGCTTCTGTGTCTACCATACCCATTTATCCGCAGAAAAAGATTTTTTATCTCTACGCATTGGCGGCAGGTCTGATTTTGAGTGTGGGCTTTGTGGCGGTACGCTATCTTTTAGAGAATAAAATTATGAATGTTAAAGAGTTGGAGGGACTAACGGCTGCGCCTATCTTAGGCATTGTCCCTGCTTCGCGTGAGCGCATGCCTTATTCGCAAATGATTGTGCATAAAAAGCCGAAGGCGGCTTTGAGTGAGGCGATGCGTTCTATTCGGACGAATTTAGATTTTTTTGGGAATTTACAACAAAAAACCATTCTATCCGTAACTTCTACCATTAGTGGTGAGGGCAAGACCTTTGTGGCACTAAATTTGGGCGGCGTTATCGCGATGTCGCAGCTTAAAGTGGTCTTACTCGACTTAGACTTGCGCAAGCCCAAAGTCCATTTGGTTTTCGGAAAAGATAACATCAAAGGCATGAGCGGGCTTCTGATTGGAAAACACACCTTAGAAGAATGTATCTATCAGTCTGAAATTCAGGGATTTGACTACATTACCGCAGGGGTGCCGCCTCCAAATCCTTCCGAACTTATCATGAGCGAAGCCTTTGATGCCTTGCTGCTCAAACTCAAACAGACCTATGACGTGATTTTATTAGATACGCCGCCAGTAGGGTTGGTTACTGATGGTGTTATCGTGATGCGAAAGGTCGATATCCCGATTTATGTAGTTCGTGCCGAATATTCACGTCGTAATTTTATCAAAAATATCAATAAACTTTACCAAAATCAGGATTTCCGAAAACTCTCGGTCGTGCTAAATGGCGTTTCCTCACAGGGCGTTTATGGAGCAGGCTACGGGTACGGCTATGGGTATGGCTACGGGTATGGCTACGGCTACTACGACGAAGACCATAAAAAAAGCATTGGCAAAACCCTAAAAACAAAAATCGCAGCAATTTTTACGTTTATTTTTAACAAGAAAAACGATTCATGA
- a CDS encoding ABC transporter ATP-binding protein has product MNTNHNSAQNQIKREIIRTENLAKRYVMGSEVIHALKSVSIQIHEGEYVAFMGPSGSGKSTLMNLIGCLDTPSAGRYILNNQDVSNMTDNQLAEVRNKEIGFVFQTFNLLPRATALDNVALPLIYAGIDGKKRKERALQMLTNVGLGERAGHKPNELSGGQRQRVAIARALVNNPSIILADEPTGNLDTKTSYEIMNLFEELYQKGHTIIMVTHEDDIAQHARRIITLRDGLIEKDQINESPIFAK; this is encoded by the coding sequence ATGAATACAAATCACAATTCTGCACAAAATCAAATCAAAAGAGAGATTATTCGCACAGAAAACCTTGCCAAACGCTACGTGATGGGCAGCGAGGTCATACATGCCTTGAAGTCTGTTTCAATCCAGATTCACGAGGGCGAGTACGTGGCGTTTATGGGTCCTTCGGGGTCGGGCAAATCTACGCTCATGAATCTTATTGGCTGTTTGGATACGCCAAGTGCAGGACGTTATATCCTTAATAATCAAGATGTTAGCAATATGACAGACAATCAGTTAGCAGAGGTAAGAAATAAAGAAATCGGATTTGTATTTCAAACTTTTAACCTTCTTCCGCGTGCTACTGCCCTCGATAATGTCGCGCTGCCGCTGATTTATGCAGGCATAGATGGCAAAAAACGCAAGGAGCGAGCCTTGCAAATGCTCACCAACGTAGGTTTGGGCGAGCGAGCAGGGCATAAGCCCAACGAACTTTCGGGGGGGCAGCGGCAGCGCGTTGCCATTGCAAGGGCTTTGGTCAATAATCCGAGCATCATTTTAGCAGACGAGCCTACGGGTAATTTGGATACCAAAACTTCCTATGAAATTATGAATTTGTTTGAAGAATTGTATCAAAAAGGGCATACAATTATTATGGTTACACACGAAGACGATATTGCCCAACATGCGCGTCGGATTATTACGTTGCGCGACGGGCTAATTGAAAAAGACCAAATCAACGAAAGCCCTATTTTTGCCAAATAA
- a CDS encoding phosphoribosylaminoimidazolesuccinocarboxamide synthase has protein sequence MTPTPAATVNQTHFQIAGQTNFYRGKVREVYYFGNQLALIASDRISAFDVILPRTIPHKGQILNQIAVYFLKNTADIVPNWLEKQIHPQVSVGKAAQPLPIEVVVRGYLAGHAWRTYASGKRELCGETLPEGLKQNDKLPTPIITPSTKAQEGHDEDISKAEILAQGLVSPQDYAQIEKYALALFERGSQMAAERGLILVDTKYEFGKYQDEAGNSQIILIDEVHTPDSSRYFYAEGYEQRQEKGEKQKQLSKEFVREWLIENGFQGRAGESVPPMTDAIVLHISQRYQELYEQVVGEKFVPAAGENLLLDIETALRSYFEQK, from the coding sequence ATGACACCCACTCCTGCTGCTACCGTCAATCAGACCCATTTTCAAATTGCGGGTCAGACGAATTTCTATCGCGGAAAAGTACGCGAAGTATATTATTTTGGCAATCAATTAGCTCTTATTGCTTCCGACCGCATTTCGGCTTTTGATGTCATTTTACCACGCACGATTCCACATAAAGGTCAGATTTTAAACCAAATAGCGGTCTATTTTCTCAAAAATACAGCTGATATTGTACCGAATTGGCTCGAAAAACAGATTCACCCACAGGTGAGTGTTGGAAAGGCTGCCCAACCGCTTCCGATTGAAGTAGTGGTGCGCGGCTATTTGGCAGGGCATGCTTGGCGTACCTACGCCAGCGGCAAGCGCGAACTTTGTGGCGAAACCCTACCCGAAGGCTTGAAGCAAAACGACAAACTGCCTACGCCTATCATCACGCCCAGCACCAAAGCACAGGAAGGACACGACGAGGACATCTCAAAAGCCGAAATTTTGGCGCAGGGTTTGGTCAGTCCCCAAGATTATGCACAGATAGAAAAATACGCCCTCGCCCTTTTTGAAAGAGGCAGCCAGATGGCAGCAGAGCGCGGACTTATCTTAGTAGATACCAAATATGAATTTGGAAAATACCAAGATGAAGCAGGAAATAGTCAGATTATTTTAATAGATGAGGTGCATACCCCCGACTCGTCGCGCTATTTTTATGCAGAAGGGTACGAACAAAGACAAGAAAAAGGAGAAAAACAAAAACAATTATCAAAAGAATTTGTGCGTGAATGGCTCATAGAAAATGGCTTTCAGGGAAGGGCAGGCGAAAGTGTTCCCCCTATGACTGATGCCATTGTCCTGCATATTTCCCAACGCTACCAAGAACTTTATGAACAGGTAGTAGGCGAAAAATTTGTGCCTGCCGCAGGTGAAAATCTTTTGTTGGATATAGAAACCGCCTTGCGAAGCTATTTTGAGCAAAAATAA
- a CDS encoding polysaccharide biosynthesis/export family protein, translating into MGLILPFSKKKTSLFVIPYFSPLLLVSVVFLFSSCASYQNNLLFRTGEDFDNRAFDALKADAEKNYRLEAFDQITFQIFTNDGEVLVEPNLEFTEAVTDEIEGQSAARRGQQARDPQAEPEPQIGVSMQQNNNIGIGGVGGAGRFTQLRRYTIFEDGTVLFPKIGIVPVKGLTLRELDTLLAQKFAEFYVEPYVITHCVSRRVIVMGAMGNKILPLRYENTTLLEVLAATGELSDNVRTNRVRIMRQADTGKPMLKNIDLSTWEGVKEAELIILPNDIVYVEPRRRPFKEFIGDVATFTSAVGSTITILLTTLLLYDRFNNP; encoded by the coding sequence ATGGGCTTAATTCTTCCTTTTTCCAAAAAAAAGACCTCACTTTTTGTTATTCCCTACTTTTCGCCTCTACTTTTGGTTTCTGTCGTCTTTCTTTTTAGCTCTTGTGCAAGCTATCAGAACAACCTACTCTTCCGTACAGGCGAAGACTTCGACAACCGCGCCTTCGATGCCTTAAAAGCAGATGCAGAAAAAAATTACCGCTTAGAGGCTTTTGACCAAATTACCTTTCAAATTTTTACCAATGACGGCGAGGTTTTGGTAGAGCCAAACTTAGAATTTACAGAAGCCGTTACTGATGAAATAGAGGGACAAAGCGCAGCCCGACGCGGGCAGCAGGCACGCGACCCACAGGCAGAGCCAGAGCCGCAGATTGGCGTGAGCATGCAGCAAAATAATAACATTGGCATTGGTGGAGTCGGAGGGGCAGGGCGATTTACACAACTTCGCCGCTATACTATCTTCGAAGATGGAACAGTTTTGTTTCCCAAAATTGGAATCGTACCTGTAAAAGGCTTGACTTTGAGAGAGTTAGATACCCTTTTGGCACAGAAATTTGCAGAATTTTATGTAGAACCCTATGTCATTACCCATTGTGTGAGCAGGCGTGTGATTGTGATGGGGGCAATGGGAAACAAAATCTTACCACTTAGATACGAAAATACAACACTTTTAGAAGTATTAGCCGCAACAGGCGAACTAAGCGACAACGTTCGCACCAATCGTGTCCGCATTATGCGCCAAGCCGACACAGGAAAGCCGATGCTCAAAAACATAGACCTTAGCACTTGGGAAGGCGTAAAGGAAGCGGAATTGATTATCCTACCAAACGATATTGTGTATGTAGAGCCGCGCCGCCGCCCCTTCAAAGAATTTATCGGCGATGTCGCTACTTTTACGTCCGCTGTGGGTTCTACCATTACCATCTTGCTCACTACCTTATTGCTCTACGACCGCTTTAATAATCCTTAG
- a CDS encoding tyrosine-protein phosphatase produces the protein MISLFKRKLKSYGMLMPLQADMHSHLLPALDDGCANFEQSIALVKEMIELGYKKLILTPHIMQDFYRNSPEGILQKLDQLQDLLRSLKLEIELEAAAEYYLDEHFFKKIEKNEPLLTFGKERYLLFETSYMNPSPYLKSAIFLLRASGYTPILAHPERYVYWYNNPKEILELEEQTGVLLQININSLVGYYSTPAKKIAEMLIDAGKVHFLGTDCHNQKHLEMLKKARASEYYAKALQLPLLNNKLIDNPYPDSTPLR, from the coding sequence ATGATTTCACTCTTTAAAAGAAAACTCAAATCGTATGGTATGCTCATGCCGCTGCAAGCCGACATGCACTCGCATTTGCTACCCGCCTTAGACGACGGTTGTGCCAACTTTGAACAATCGATTGCGCTGGTGAAAGAAATGATTGAGTTGGGCTACAAAAAACTTATCCTCACGCCCCACATCATGCAGGATTTCTATCGAAATTCGCCAGAGGGCATACTTCAGAAATTAGACCAACTTCAAGACTTACTTCGCAGCTTGAAATTAGAAATAGAATTGGAGGCTGCCGCCGAGTATTATTTAGATGAGCATTTTTTTAAAAAAATAGAGAAAAATGAGCCACTTCTGACTTTTGGCAAGGAAAGGTATTTGCTCTTCGAAACCTCTTATATGAATCCTTCGCCCTACCTCAAATCCGCCATCTTTCTCTTACGCGCCTCTGGATATACGCCTATTTTGGCGCACCCCGAACGTTATGTGTATTGGTATAATAATCCAAAAGAAATTTTAGAATTAGAAGAACAAACAGGAGTGCTTTTGCAAATCAATATCAATTCTTTGGTAGGATATTACTCAACACCTGCCAAAAAGATTGCTGAAATGCTAATTGATGCAGGAAAAGTGCATTTTTTGGGTACAGATTGCCACAATCAAAAACATTTGGAGATGCTCAAAAAAGCGCGTGCCTCTGAATACTACGCCAAAGCCCTACAACTGCCTCTGCTTAATAACAAACTGATTGACAACCCTTATCCCGACTCTACCCCTTTGCGGTAA
- a CDS encoding aldehyde dehydrogenase produces MATIQNYIDGALVPPLSANYWQSINPASGKSFASYADSDKRDIEMAVLAAESAFPLWSRATTKFRSDFLLKIADKIEENLEKFALAESLDTGKPLALARKMDIPRAIENLRFFATAILHDQQQAHYTEPTALNYTLRHPVGVVACISPWNLPLYLFTWKIAPALAAGCTVVGKPSEITPYTAFLFSQICVEVGLPKGVLNIVHGLGEKVGEPLIKHSKVKAISFTGGTATGKRIATHAAPLFKKLSLELGGKNANVIFADCDLEEAVENSLRAAFLNQGQICLCGSRIFVEKSIYETFKERFIEGLKKWKVGNPLDAETQIGAVVSEAHLKKVLSYIELAKGEGGKIIFGGKRLQMEGDCQDGFFLEPTIIENLSPFCRTNQEEIFGLVVTLTPFESEQQVLTYANSTDYGLATTLWTNDLKRAHRLAAAFQTGIVWVNCWLLRDLRTPFGGMKASGVGREGGFEALHFFTETQNVCIKL; encoded by the coding sequence ATGGCAACTATACAAAATTACATTGATGGTGCTTTGGTGCCGCCCCTAAGTGCCAATTATTGGCAGTCAATCAATCCCGCTTCGGGCAAATCATTTGCTTCCTATGCCGATTCAGACAAAAGAGATATAGAAATGGCGGTGCTGGCAGCGGAGTCGGCTTTTCCGCTTTGGTCGAGAGCTACTACAAAGTTTCGTTCTGATTTTTTGCTGAAAATAGCCGATAAGATAGAAGAAAATTTAGAAAAATTTGCACTTGCTGAAAGTCTGGACACAGGCAAACCGCTTGCTTTGGCACGAAAAATGGACATTCCGCGAGCTATAGAAAATTTACGCTTTTTCGCCACTGCCATTTTGCACGACCAGCAACAGGCGCATTATACCGAACCTACTGCCCTGAATTACACCCTGCGTCATCCTGTGGGGGTAGTGGCGTGCATTTCGCCATGGAATTTGCCCCTGTATTTATTTACGTGGAAAATTGCGCCTGCATTGGCGGCAGGCTGTACGGTAGTGGGCAAACCTTCGGAAATTACACCTTATACTGCCTTTCTTTTTTCTCAAATCTGTGTAGAAGTAGGACTTCCTAAGGGGGTTTTGAATATTGTGCATGGTTTAGGTGAAAAAGTAGGTGAGCCTTTAATTAAACATTCAAAAGTAAAAGCCATCTCTTTTACAGGTGGAACGGCAACGGGCAAAAGAATTGCGACGCATGCCGCGCCTTTGTTTAAAAAACTTTCTTTGGAATTGGGGGGTAAAAATGCAAATGTCATCTTTGCAGATTGCGATTTGGAAGAGGCGGTAGAAAATAGTTTGCGAGCGGCTTTCCTCAATCAGGGGCAAATTTGTTTGTGTGGCTCGCGTATTTTTGTAGAAAAGTCTATTTATGAAACGTTTAAAGAGCGTTTTATTGAAGGATTAAAAAAATGGAAAGTAGGCAATCCGCTTGATGCCGAAACACAAATCGGGGCTGTGGTATCAGAAGCGCACCTGAAAAAAGTGCTGTCTTATATAGAATTGGCAAAAGGAGAGGGCGGAAAGATAATTTTTGGTGGAAAAAGGCTGCAAATGGAGGGCGATTGTCAAGATGGTTTCTTTTTAGAACCTACTATTATAGAAAATTTAAGTCCCTTTTGTAGAACAAATCAGGAGGAAATTTTCGGCTTGGTCGTTACCCTTACGCCTTTTGAAAGTGAGCAGCAGGTCTTGACTTATGCCAATAGCACCGATTACGGTCTGGCTACTACGCTTTGGACAAACGATTTGAAGCGAGCGCACCGCTTGGCTGCCGCCTTTCAAACAGGTATCGTTTGGGTAAATTGTTGGCTTTTGCGCGATTTGCGAACGCCTTTTGGGGGCATGAAGGCTTCTGGGGTTGGGCGCGAAGGTGGTTTCGAAGCGTTACACTTTTTCACAGAAACACAAAATGTCTGTATCAAACTTTAA